One genomic region from Bacteroidales bacterium encodes:
- a CDS encoding RimK family alpha-L-glutamate ligase → MSKFLILTGDENSQSNQRIKAEIQNLGHEAEIRNPMHFVPFISDANGHDRLYFRDVESEKSERLIAKDYAGVVTRIGGSVFLYGMYILRQFENLGIFVSCPAFAAENCTDKFRTSQLLSRAKVPVPRQNLSWHSKNPGELIEMVDKTFPVWIKQIRGSKGVGVFQLTEPVSANQIMESFNSIPLIIQRDINKNKVGKRSDIRALVVGPETVNPQIVAYERISENKDTRSNFSIHKSGRPITLNDIERQDAIRAAKAVGAGISGVDIIRDEQPGSPTQGKSFVIEVNQNLGLSGIEEVTKVNCARIIAKYIVAESSRRHPNKPFWDMASVTALVEILSPGAATPAPKKISPSLATPVPPVNSPSSFMENVNRVGKEFL, encoded by the coding sequence ATGAGTAAATTTCTAATTTTAACGGGGGATGAAAATTCCCAAAGCAATCAGCGTATCAAAGCGGAGATTCAAAATTTAGGCCATGAAGCCGAGATTAGAAACCCTATGCACTTTGTGCCGTTTATTTCAGATGCAAACGGCCATGATCGGCTTTATTTTCGAGATGTCGAAAGCGAAAAATCTGAAAGGCTAATTGCCAAAGATTATGCAGGCGTTGTCACCAGGATTGGCGGAAGCGTTTTCCTTTATGGAATGTACATCCTGCGCCAATTTGAAAACTTAGGGATATTTGTTTCCTGCCCTGCCTTCGCTGCTGAAAATTGCACCGATAAGTTTAGAACAAGCCAGCTATTGAGCCGCGCAAAAGTACCGGTGCCACGTCAGAATTTGAGTTGGCACTCAAAAAACCCTGGTGAGTTGATCGAGATGGTGGACAAAACTTTTCCCGTTTGGATTAAGCAAATTAGGGGGAGCAAAGGCGTCGGCGTTTTTCAGCTTACAGAGCCAGTATCTGCGAATCAAATTATGGAAAGTTTCAACTCCATTCCGCTAATTATTCAGCGGGATATTAATAAAAACAAGGTCGGCAAACGCTCAGATATTCGCGCCCTGGTTGTCGGCCCGGAAACGGTAAATCCTCAAATTGTGGCTTACGAGCGTATCAGTGAAAACAAAGATACACGCTCAAATTTTAGTATTCACAAATCCGGGCGGCCTATCACGTTAAACGATATTGAACGCCAGGACGCTATCAGAGCGGCAAAGGCAGTTGGTGCCGGGATTAGTGGCGTTGATATAATTCGAGATGAACAACCCGGAAGCCCTACACAAGGCAAAAGTTTTGTTATCGAGGTTAACCAAAATTTAGGCTTGAGCGGCATTGAAGAAGTGACGAAGGTAAATTGCGCCCGTATCATTGCAAAATACATTGTGGCAGAATCGAGCAGACGGCACCCGAACAAACCATTTTGGGATATGGCGTCAGTAACAGCTTTGGTAGAAATTCTTTCACCAGGTGCGGCAACTCCTGCACCAAAAAAAATATCTCCCAGCTTGGCGACTCCGGTACCTCCCGTAAACAGTCCATCCTCTTTTATGGAAAATGTAAACCGGGTGGGCAAGGAGTTTCTTTAA
- a CDS encoding fumarylacetoacetate hydrolase family protein, with product MKIICIGRNYMEHARELNNPLPQEPVFFMKPDTSLIIRNRPFFYPDFTSDLHYEGELVLKICKNGRHIVEKFAHTYYDKVGFGIDFTARDLQQQQKQKGLPWEIAKAFDGAAPIGTFLPVDSFEDVNNIPFRLILNGETVQDGNSSLMIFSFDKIISYISRFVSLKMGDLIFTGTPAGVGPVKIGDTLEGYIGEQQMLRCMIK from the coding sequence ATGAAAATAATCTGTATTGGCCGCAACTACATGGAACACGCTCGCGAACTTAACAATCCGCTGCCCCAGGAGCCGGTGTTTTTTATGAAGCCCGACACTTCGCTGATCATCCGAAACCGGCCTTTTTTCTATCCCGACTTTACCAGTGATTTGCACTACGAAGGTGAGCTGGTGCTGAAAATTTGTAAAAATGGCCGTCACATCGTAGAGAAATTCGCCCATACCTATTACGACAAGGTCGGTTTTGGTATTGATTTTACAGCGCGTGATCTGCAGCAGCAGCAAAAACAAAAAGGCCTTCCGTGGGAAATCGCCAAAGCTTTCGATGGCGCAGCACCAATTGGCACTTTCCTGCCCGTCGATTCGTTTGAGGATGTCAACAACATTCCCTTTCGCCTTATTTTGAATGGCGAGACCGTTCAGGATGGCAACTCTTCGCTAATGATTTTCAGCTTCGACAAGATCATCTCATACATTTCGCGCTTTGTATCGCTAAAGATGGGCGACCTGATTTTTACGGGAACACCTGCCGGCGTTGGGCCCGTCAAGATTGGCGACACACTCGAAGGATACATCGGCGAGCAACAAATGCTCCGGTGCATGATCAAATAA
- a CDS encoding cytidylate kinase-like family protein, which produces MSNFLEEYLKERFRQDELKKEVPGPVVTLSREYGCEANIISKKLAKKLNTNYRAFGQKGDWRIISKEVLETSAQELKTDSKKLEHIFEESRTSIDDFLMSLAERKYYSGWKIKEVIKKVVHAFAVDGYAIIVGRAGAQITRDIEKSLHVRLIAPVQWRVDHIAHKHNLSPKEASKKVKEMDENRRQLLDTFSKDRGCYQCYDVHYNLKFLNTDQIVSDIIHMMQLKKLI; this is translated from the coding sequence ATGAGTAATTTTCTGGAAGAATATCTGAAAGAAAGATTCCGGCAGGACGAACTTAAAAAAGAAGTTCCCGGCCCGGTGGTAACTCTTTCGCGCGAATACGGCTGTGAAGCAAACATCATTTCAAAAAAACTCGCCAAAAAGCTCAACACCAACTATCGTGCTTTCGGCCAGAAAGGCGACTGGAGGATTATTAGCAAAGAGGTATTGGAAACCTCGGCGCAAGAGCTGAAAACCGACAGTAAAAAACTTGAACACATCTTCGAAGAGAGTCGCACAAGTATCGACGACTTTCTGATGTCGCTCGCCGAACGGAAATATTACAGCGGCTGGAAGATAAAAGAGGTCATAAAAAAAGTAGTTCATGCTTTTGCCGTCGATGGATATGCAATTATCGTCGGACGCGCTGGAGCTCAAATCACCAGAGACATTGAAAAGTCTTTGCATGTGCGCCTCATCGCCCCAGTTCAGTGGCGCGTGGATCACATCGCCCATAAACATAATCTCTCACCCAAAGAAGCCAGCAAGAAAGTTAAGGAGATGGACGAAAATCGCCGGCAACTTCTCGATACCTTCTCAAAAGATCGCGGCTGCTACCAATGTTACGACGTGCACTACAATTTGAAATTCCTCAACACCGATCAAATCGTCTCGGACATCATCCACATGATGCAGCTCAAGAAGTTGATCTAA
- a CDS encoding aromatic amino acid hydroxylase gives MEMNHVLDKLPRYLLNLVIDQPYNSYTPQDHAVWRYVMRQNIKYLSRMAHGSYLEGLRKTGISINEIPHMYGMNRILKEIGWAAVAVDGFIPPAAFMEFQAYNVLVIAADIRPIDQIEYTPAPDIIHEAAGHAPIIADADYAEYLRLFGEIGAKALSSANDYKQYEAIRHLSILKADPYSNVDAVRLAEQKLEAINANLGEPSEMSLIRNLHWWTVEYGLIGELENPKIYGAGLLSSIGESFSCLRSDVKKLPYTLDAVKTNFDITTRQPQLFVIPDFAHLTAVLYEFADTMAQRSGGTQGLQKAVKSSHLATAVYASGLQVSGTFSKIITKQQQAIYLQTSSPTQLCYADAQLSGHDKSYHKDGFGSPIGNFKNSNTPPENLDITPLEALGVRLGEHCLLEFVSGVVVAGKLRGILRQEGRNLIFSFDECTVRYQDQVLFEPQWGIYDMAVGSKIVSVYSGAADPEAYQMKFAPPEEKTHKITHSDEARRLHSLYQEVRDVREQKQSADVLPDIWKTLQQDFPNEWLLPLEILEIAREGDSFDHLRKAITDFLAELQKRKQELADLINNGLK, from the coding sequence ATGGAAATGAATCATGTGCTCGATAAGCTCCCCCGGTATCTTTTAAATCTGGTCATCGACCAGCCTTACAATAGTTACACGCCACAGGATCATGCGGTATGGCGTTATGTGATGCGCCAAAACATAAAATATCTCAGCCGCATGGCGCATGGCAGCTATTTGGAAGGCTTGCGCAAAACGGGCATCTCCATCAATGAGATACCGCATATGTACGGCATGAATCGCATCCTGAAGGAAATTGGCTGGGCGGCGGTGGCTGTAGATGGCTTTATTCCGCCGGCAGCGTTCATGGAGTTTCAGGCCTACAATGTGCTGGTAATCGCTGCCGACATTCGCCCCATCGATCAGATAGAATATACTCCTGCCCCCGACATCATTCACGAAGCTGCCGGACATGCGCCTATCATCGCCGACGCCGACTATGCTGAATATCTGCGCCTTTTTGGCGAAATTGGCGCCAAAGCCCTCTCCTCCGCCAACGATTACAAACAGTACGAAGCTATTCGCCATTTGTCTATCCTCAAAGCCGACCCATATTCGAACGTTGACGCAGTGAGGCTGGCAGAGCAAAAACTCGAGGCTATCAATGCCAATTTGGGCGAGCCGTCGGAGATGTCGCTGATTCGAAACCTGCACTGGTGGACGGTGGAATATGGCCTTATCGGCGAATTGGAAAACCCAAAAATCTATGGCGCCGGGCTGCTCTCCTCCATCGGCGAGAGCTTCAGTTGTTTGCGTTCGGATGTTAAAAAACTGCCCTACACTTTAGATGCTGTTAAAACAAATTTCGATATTACAACCCGCCAGCCACAGCTATTTGTTATACCTGACTTTGCGCATCTTACCGCAGTGCTCTACGAATTTGCCGACACCATGGCCCAGCGGAGCGGCGGCACACAGGGGTTGCAAAAAGCCGTTAAATCTTCACATTTGGCTACAGCCGTTTACGCTTCGGGATTGCAGGTTTCGGGAACCTTTTCTAAAATAATTACAAAACAGCAACAGGCTATCTATCTGCAAACTTCCTCCCCTACCCAACTCTGCTATGCTGATGCACAATTGAGCGGACACGATAAATCGTACCATAAAGATGGATTTGGTTCGCCCATCGGGAATTTTAAAAATAGCAACACTCCTCCCGAAAATCTTGACATAACTCCACTGGAGGCGCTGGGCGTACGCTTAGGTGAGCATTGCCTGCTTGAGTTTGTTTCAGGCGTGGTGGTAGCGGGCAAGCTGCGGGGCATCCTTCGCCAGGAAGGGAGAAATTTGATTTTTTCTTTTGATGAATGCACCGTACGCTATCAGGATCAGGTGCTCTTTGAGCCACAATGGGGAATTTACGATATGGCCGTAGGAAGTAAAATTGTTTCGGTCTATTCCGGAGCCGCCGATCCGGAAGCGTATCAGATGAAATTTGCGCCTCCCGAAGAAAAAACCCATAAGATCACTCATTCAGACGAAGCCCGCCGATTGCATTCGCTTTATCAGGAGGTGCGCGATGTACGGGAACAAAAGCAATCTGCTGATGTGCTGCCCGATATCTGGAAAACTTTGCAGCAGGATTTCCCAAATGAATGGTTGTTACCGCTCGAAATATTGGAAATCGCCAGAGAAGGCGACTCTTTTGATCATTTGCGCAAAGCAATCACCGATTTTTTAGCTGAGCTTCAAAAAAGAAAACAGGAGCTGGCGGATCTTATCAATAACGGATTGAAGTAG
- a CDS encoding glycosyltransferase — protein MDEYEQIPDLLNSIRQQSYPNYKAIFCVNQPDQWWNDPERRAICESNRRTLELLQEKSDAQLQVIDRCSPGNGWNAKHQGVGWARKTTMDEAARQSEAGDLLQTMDADTHYHPDFLQAVADDFSDNEQAGAAAQWYYHPLTGEQAADRAVLRYEIYMRYYALNMLRIENPYAFTAIGSAMACTREAYRAVGGITPHRSGEDFYFIQKLRKYTPILIHTNAAALPAARFSDRVLFGTGPAMIRGDAGDWSSYPIYNYHLFDEVKTTFDRFDELFGGDVELPMTAFLAEKFGHDHWNALRQNNRDAAGFARAAFQKVDALRILQFLRWRHQQQNASDEQNLYDFLLAFYPNDTIVQGVHPTYFNFSTATVDQLNKIRDFLTINEKLWRQKTKLLR, from the coding sequence ATGGATGAGTATGAACAAATTCCTGATTTGCTCAACAGCATCCGGCAGCAATCCTATCCCAATTACAAAGCTATTTTTTGTGTTAATCAGCCCGACCAATGGTGGAACGACCCGGAGCGTCGCGCCATCTGCGAAAGCAACAGGCGCACCCTTGAGCTGCTGCAGGAAAAGTCGGATGCGCAGCTACAGGTTATCGATCGCTGCTCGCCGGGCAATGGCTGGAACGCCAAACATCAGGGAGTAGGCTGGGCGCGCAAAACTACCATGGATGAGGCGGCGCGACAGTCCGAAGCTGGCGATTTACTCCAAACCATGGACGCTGACACACATTACCATCCCGATTTTTTGCAGGCTGTAGCCGACGATTTTTCTGACAACGAGCAGGCGGGCGCTGCGGCGCAATGGTATTATCATCCCCTCACCGGTGAGCAGGCTGCCGATCGAGCCGTGTTGCGTTACGAAATTTACATGCGCTACTATGCACTCAATATGTTGCGCATCGAAAATCCTTATGCCTTTACGGCGATAGGATCGGCTATGGCATGCACCCGTGAAGCCTATCGGGCCGTGGGCGGCATAACTCCTCACCGCAGTGGCGAGGATTTTTATTTTATTCAAAAACTTAGGAAATATACACCCATACTCATTCATACCAATGCTGCTGCGCTTCCGGCAGCACGCTTTAGCGACAGAGTGCTCTTTGGCACCGGCCCGGCAATGATTCGTGGCGATGCCGGCGACTGGAGTTCTTATCCAATATACAACTATCATCTTTTTGATGAAGTGAAAACTACGTTCGACCGGTTTGATGAACTCTTCGGCGGTGATGTGGAACTTCCCATGACCGCATTTCTCGCTGAAAAGTTTGGCCACGACCACTGGAATGCGCTGCGGCAAAACAACCGCGATGCAGCAGGATTTGCACGTGCTGCTTTTCAAAAAGTAGATGCATTGCGCATTTTGCAGTTTCTAAGGTGGCGTCATCAACAGCAAAATGCCTCCGACGAACAAAACCTCTACGATTTCCTGCTTGCTTTTTATCCCAACGACACCATCGTACAAGGTGTCCATCCAACATATTTCAACTTCAGCACGGCTACAGTTGATCAATTAAATAAAATAAGAGATTTTCTAACTATAAACGAAAAACTATGGCGACAGAAAACCAAACTCCTCCGATGA
- the miaA gene encoding tRNA (adenosine(37)-N6)-dimethylallyltransferase MiaA gives MATENQTPPMMITILGATATGKTKLAARVADKLQGEIISADSRQVYRGMNLGTGKDYVDYTVDDKKIPHHLIDIVEAGTEYNVFEFQRDFLGVFEDIVKREKLPVMCGGTGLYLEAVLQGYLLDDVPRNQKLRNELDKKSLRELVEVLEIYRKTHNTTDSTDRDRAIRAIEIAKYRQDNNSEDVVFPSIRHTVFGINMERNQLRQRITERLSHRLNDGMIDEVKKLMESGLTADQLSFYGLEYRHITDYITGETNYNDMFKQLNTAIHQYAKRQITWFRRMEKKGITIIWIEGNLSLDDKLQAVINATKDYL, from the coding sequence ATGGCGACAGAAAACCAAACTCCTCCGATGATGATTACTATTCTGGGAGCAACTGCCACCGGAAAAACGAAACTTGCCGCGCGTGTGGCTGACAAACTGCAGGGCGAGATCATCAGCGCCGATTCGCGCCAGGTGTATCGTGGCATGAACCTGGGCACCGGCAAAGATTATGTAGATTATACTGTGGATGACAAAAAAATTCCACATCATCTTATCGACATAGTAGAGGCAGGCACTGAATATAATGTTTTTGAATTTCAACGCGACTTTTTAGGCGTGTTTGAGGATATTGTGAAACGCGAAAAACTTCCTGTGATGTGCGGCGGTACCGGCTTGTATCTCGAAGCTGTGCTTCAGGGTTATCTGCTCGACGATGTGCCTCGCAACCAAAAGCTGCGCAACGAGCTTGACAAAAAATCGCTGCGGGAACTCGTGGAAGTGCTCGAAATCTACCGCAAAACGCACAATACCACCGATAGCACCGACCGCGACCGGGCCATCCGCGCCATCGAAATTGCCAAATATCGCCAGGACAACAACAGCGAGGATGTCGTGTTTCCGTCTATCCGCCACACGGTATTCGGCATTAATATGGAGCGTAACCAACTGCGCCAACGCATCACCGAGCGCCTGAGCCATCGCCTCAACGACGGTATGATCGACGAGGTGAAGAAGCTTATGGAAAGTGGACTCACCGCAGATCAATTGTCGTTTTACGGCCTCGAATATCGCCACATCACCGACTATATTACCGGCGAAACCAATTACAACGACATGTTCAAGCAGCTCAACACAGCCATTCATCAATATGCCAAACGACAAATTACCTGGTTCAGGAGAATGGAGAAAAAAGGCATTACCATCATTTGGATCGAGGGGAACCTGTCGCTCGACGACAAATTGCAGGCTGTCATCAATGCTACAAAAGATTATCTGTAA
- a CDS encoding YciI family protein: MKLLLIFMTLMLSVGAQSPSGKYFVFLTSNPAGAELSKAEVDALQAAHLANIDSLKKARCLLASGSFHGGGGMFVLAAATLDETLAIINNDPAVAAGRFVAEAFPFSMTIGGICPTPEKYEMVEYQFIRYVPVPEAMAEQSEKKLEKLSKRHSSYLKMNFYESSLIADADFGSGKGGVLVAFNADADKFDHFLEYDPFVKSGIYRPVTSILWVAQGTFCERKPEQKTNIQHR, from the coding sequence ATGAAGCTTCTTCTGATTTTTATGACGCTGATGTTAAGCGTCGGAGCGCAAAGTCCTTCAGGGAAATATTTTGTATTTCTAACCAGCAATCCTGCCGGAGCAGAGTTATCGAAAGCAGAGGTTGACGCACTACAGGCCGCCCATCTGGCCAACATTGATAGTCTGAAAAAAGCCCGGTGCCTGCTGGCATCAGGATCATTTCATGGCGGTGGCGGCATGTTTGTGCTGGCGGCGGCCACACTCGACGAAACACTGGCCATCATCAACAATGATCCGGCAGTAGCCGCCGGCAGATTTGTTGCCGAAGCATTTCCTTTTAGCATGACCATCGGTGGGATTTGTCCAACTCCCGAAAAATATGAAATGGTCGAATATCAGTTCATCCGCTATGTTCCCGTACCGGAAGCTATGGCCGAACAATCTGAGAAGAAGCTTGAAAAACTAAGCAAGCGTCACAGCAGTTATCTGAAAATGAATTTTTATGAAAGTTCACTAATTGCTGATGCCGATTTTGGCTCAGGCAAAGGGGGAGTGCTGGTAGCTTTTAATGCCGATGCGGACAAGTTTGATCATTTCCTGGAATACGATCCATTTGTCAAATCCGGAATATACCGCCCCGTAACAAGTATTTTATGGGTTGCACAGGGAACCTTCTGCGAGCGCAAACCTGAACAAAAAACGAACATCCAGCACAGGTAG
- a CDS encoding DMT family transporter: MNSEKVKLKPVYTYILITLAMVFWGMSFVWSKIVLDYYEPITTVLLRLILSSALLFAGLAVFGRLRRLRRADLRLFLLSAAFNPFLYFLGENYGLKHSTPTVTAVIIATIPVFTPIVAYLVYRERLSLLNVIGLIVSFLGVLFMLLERDLSLSVSPVGVAWLSLAVVTAVLYSVLLKKLAARYDAFFIIAVQNLIGALYFLPLFFIFDFRHFITVQPTTELITSLLLLAVFASSLAFVFFTISSREIGISRTNLFTNLIPVFTAIFSFIILGELFEMQKILGMVVVITGVMMSQMNAKKNNFANVYRFFVKGK; this comes from the coding sequence ATGAATTCTGAAAAAGTGAAACTGAAACCTGTCTATACCTACATCCTGATAACGCTAGCGATGGTGTTTTGGGGCATGAGCTTCGTCTGGTCCAAGATCGTGCTCGATTATTACGAACCTATTACAACTGTACTGCTGCGACTTATCCTGTCGTCGGCACTGCTTTTTGCCGGGCTTGCCGTGTTTGGAAGATTGCGGCGCCTGCGGCGTGCCGACCTGCGGCTCTTTCTGCTCTCGGCAGCATTCAATCCTTTTCTGTATTTTTTGGGCGAAAACTATGGCCTGAAGCATTCCACGCCCACGGTTACTGCGGTAATCATTGCCACCATTCCGGTGTTTACGCCCATAGTGGCTTATCTGGTATATCGCGAACGGCTGTCGTTGCTTAATGTTATTGGGCTGATCGTTTCGTTTCTTGGCGTTCTATTTATGCTACTTGAACGGGATTTATCGCTGTCGGTTTCACCCGTCGGGGTGGCTTGGTTGTCGCTGGCTGTGGTTACAGCGGTTTTATATTCGGTGCTACTCAAAAAGCTTGCTGCTCGCTACGACGCATTTTTTATCATCGCTGTACAAAATCTTATTGGTGCGCTTTATTTCCTTCCACTATTTTTCATCTTCGACTTCCGGCATTTTATCACCGTACAGCCCACCACGGAGCTCATCACCTCACTGTTGTTGCTTGCTGTGTTTGCCTCCTCTCTGGCGTTTGTCTTTTTCACCATTTCTTCACGCGAAATTGGCATCAGCCGAACCAACCTCTTTACAAACCTAATCCCCGTTTTTACAGCAATATTTTCATTCATCATTCTGGGCGAACTCTTCGAGATGCAAAAAATCCTGGGAATGGTGGTGGTGATCACAGGCGTAATGATGTCTCAGATGAATGCGAAAAAAAACAACTTCGCCAACGTGTATCGCTTTTTTGTAAAAGGAAAATAA
- a CDS encoding AMP-binding protein, with amino-acid sequence MYNHSPLTFGNILPEVVSKYSQLPALGFVGETPLTYHELGLHMDAVMAYLEELAIVPGDKVAILSQNMPHWGIVYFALQRMGIVVVPLLPDFSTHEISNIILHSGLKAIFVSENLQYKIDRLETPFEGTVISLDDFSLTKGNLAKAVFDITKKPAGTYSPTEDELSILLYTSGTTGEPKGVMLSQKNVITNAIQSNAVQPILPGDKFLSVLPLSHTYENTLGLVLPIMRGGNVNYLLKPPTASVLVPAMQTVRPDIMLTVPLIIEKVYKTSILPEIQEKAATRLLTKFAPTRRIIHQMAGRKLMKKFGGRIKFFGIGGAKLDATVERFLREARFPYAIGYGLTETAPLLAGTNPHGTRLQAIGPAVIECELKIANPNPRTGEGEIWAKGANIMLGYYKSPERTSEVFTEDGWFKTGDLGVFDKDGYLSHKGRLKNMILGANGENIYPEEIETLINNFRHVIESLVVEQKGKLVAMVHYNREELELKMKEMKADFSQRMDEKIEEITARADKAIEELSQELQNYINSRVNKISRIHVMVEQRDPFQKTATQKIKRYLYG; translated from the coding sequence ATGTATAACCATTCACCGCTGACCTTTGGCAACATTCTGCCGGAGGTTGTCAGCAAATACAGCCAGCTGCCTGCTCTGGGCTTTGTCGGCGAAACTCCCCTTACTTATCACGAATTGGGTCTGCACATGGATGCAGTGATGGCTTATCTCGAAGAATTGGCCATCGTGCCCGGCGACAAAGTGGCGATCCTAAGCCAAAATATGCCTCATTGGGGCATTGTTTATTTTGCGCTTCAGCGAATGGGAATAGTTGTGGTGCCGCTGCTGCCCGACTTTAGTACGCACGAAATTTCTAATATAATCCTACATTCCGGCCTGAAAGCCATTTTTGTGTCGGAGAATCTGCAATATAAAATTGACAGATTGGAAACCCCTTTCGAGGGAACAGTAATTAGTCTTGATGATTTTAGTCTGACTAAGGGGAATTTAGCAAAAGCGGTTTTTGATATTACAAAAAAACCTGCCGGAACCTATTCCCCTACCGAAGACGAGCTGAGCATTCTGCTATACACTTCCGGCACCACCGGTGAGCCAAAAGGTGTTATGCTTTCGCAAAAAAACGTGATTACCAACGCCATCCAGTCCAACGCTGTGCAGCCCATATTGCCAGGCGACAAATTCCTGAGTGTGCTGCCACTGTCGCATACCTACGAAAACACACTTGGCTTGGTGCTGCCCATAATGAGAGGCGGCAATGTGAACTATTTGCTTAAGCCACCCACCGCCAGCGTGCTGGTACCAGCCATGCAGACTGTGCGCCCCGACATCATGCTCACGGTACCCTTGATCATCGAAAAAGTTTATAAAACAAGCATCCTTCCGGAGATTCAGGAAAAAGCAGCTACCCGGCTGCTAACAAAATTTGCCCCAACCCGCCGGATTATCCACCAAATGGCAGGACGTAAGCTGATGAAGAAATTTGGAGGAAGGATCAAGTTTTTTGGTATCGGCGGCGCCAAGCTCGATGCCACAGTCGAACGATTTTTGCGTGAAGCACGGTTTCCGTATGCCATTGGTTACGGACTTACCGAGACGGCTCCGCTGCTTGCCGGCACCAACCCGCACGGCACACGACTGCAAGCCATCGGCCCGGCAGTGATAGAATGTGAACTAAAGATTGCCAACCCAAACCCGCGTACCGGAGAAGGCGAGATTTGGGCTAAAGGTGCTAACATCATGCTTGGATATTATAAAAGCCCTGAGCGCACCAGCGAGGTGTTTACCGAAGATGGCTGGTTTAAAACCGGCGACCTGGGCGTGTTCGACAAAGATGGCTACCTGAGCCACAAGGGTCGGCTCAAAAATATGATACTTGGCGCTAACGGCGAAAACATCTATCCCGAAGAGATTGAAACACTCATAAATAACTTCCGCCACGTAATCGAATCGCTGGTGGTAGAACAAAAAGGCAAACTGGTAGCCATGGTGCATTATAATCGCGAGGAGCTGGAGCTAAAGATGAAAGAGATGAAAGCCGATTTTTCGCAAAGGATGGATGAGAAAATAGAAGAAATTACCGCACGTGCTGATAAAGCCATCGAAGAGCTTTCGCAGGAGTTGCAAAACTATATTAATAGCAGAGTCAATAAAATTTCGCGTATCCATGTGATGGTAGAACAACGCGACCCGTTTCAGAAAACCGCCACCCAAAAGATCAAACGATACCTTTACGGATAG
- a CDS encoding cold shock domain-containing protein: protein MGRSQDTFNKKEVRNKQEKKRKEKEKKRLAKREVDKKGDLDDMIAYVDEFGRLSETAPDPSLKQEVNLEDIEIGVPKRNNEPLDPIRTGTVTFFNDSKGYGFIRDSETKESVFVHAVNLLEDITEGNLVRFEVEMGMKGIAAVRVSIKK from the coding sequence ATGGGAAGATCACAAGACACCTTTAACAAAAAAGAAGTAAGAAATAAACAGGAGAAAAAACGAAAAGAGAAAGAAAAAAAACGGCTCGCAAAGCGCGAAGTTGACAAAAAAGGCGATCTCGACGACATGATTGCTTATGTTGATGAATTTGGCCGACTTAGCGAAACAGCTCCTGATCCTTCCCTAAAACAAGAAGTAAACCTCGAAGACATCGAAATAGGCGTTCCCAAACGCAACAATGAACCTCTGGATCCCATACGTACCGGTACGGTAACATTCTTTAACGATAGCAAAGGCTACGGGTTTATCCGCGACAGCGAAACCAAAGAGAGCGTTTTCGTTCATGCCGTCAATCTGCTCGAAGATATTACAGAAGGCAATCTGGTGCGGTTTGAAGTGGAGATGGGAATGAAAGGCATTGCCGCCGTGCGGGTATCCATCAAAAAATAA
- a CDS encoding RNA-binding protein has product MNIYVGNLDFKVNENDLEGLFESYGNVSSAKVIVDKFSGRSKGFGFVTMDDDEEAKQAIAELNGTSFQSRDIIVNEARPKRTDYDR; this is encoded by the coding sequence ATGAACATTTATGTAGGAAACCTTGATTTCAAGGTGAATGAAAACGACCTGGAAGGGTTATTCGAATCGTATGGCAACGTAAGTTCCGCCAAAGTTATCGTCGACAAATTCAGTGGCAGAAGCAAAGGTTTTGGTTTTGTAACTATGGATGACGATGAAGAAGCCAAACAGGCTATCGCAGAGTTAAACGGCACTTCTTTTCAGAGCCGCGACATTATCGTGAACGAAGCACGACCCAAAAGAACCGATTACGACAGATAG